The following proteins come from a genomic window of Candidatus Auribacterota bacterium:
- a CDS encoding exo-alpha-sialidase, whose protein sequence is MICAESEVSVRRGIATAVFLLVVIVVFLPLLYRGSSHDLSWSFALPSPRSVAGGDKVPAFYREGFVDREEMTRNVHCPSLVELGDGNLFAVWYGGKREGSSDVALYQSVWDRRTGIWTSPCLLADTPQTQADLQRYVRKLGNAVVLKDSRGALWLFYVSVSLGGWSGSAVNFRVSKDDGCHWSETRRLVTSPLFNMGTLVRGAPFLYADGSIGLPVYHELLSKWGELVRVGSDGTVLDASPITCDRVLLQPSIVPLDTTHAVAFMRNSGEASRRILMSATRDGGRTWSAPERMSFPNPDSAVAGFRARDGTVWLVFNNMDIDRDDLSLAGSLDGGVTWRVVHAFEREIASEEEEIPGFSYPYLTQARDGVFHLLYTWNRRRIKHVSFNESWLKKLQ, encoded by the coding sequence ATGATCTGCGCTGAGAGCGAGGTGAGCGTGCGCCGCGGAATCGCCACCGCTGTTTTCCTGCTGGTGGTCATCGTCGTGTTCCTGCCACTCCTCTATCGAGGATCATCCCATGACCTGTCGTGGTCTTTCGCTCTCCCTAGCCCGCGCTCTGTGGCCGGGGGGGACAAGGTCCCCGCATTCTATCGGGAGGGATTTGTGGATCGGGAGGAGATGACCCGGAATGTGCACTGCCCGAGCCTGGTGGAGCTGGGAGACGGGAACCTGTTCGCGGTATGGTACGGAGGAAAGCGGGAGGGTTCGTCTGATGTTGCGCTGTACCAGTCCGTATGGGACAGGCGAACCGGCATATGGACGAGCCCCTGCCTCCTGGCGGACACCCCGCAGACCCAGGCCGACCTCCAGCGTTACGTGCGGAAGCTGGGAAACGCCGTGGTCCTCAAGGATTCTCGTGGCGCACTGTGGCTGTTTTATGTGAGCGTATCCCTGGGGGGATGGTCGGGCAGCGCGGTCAACTTCCGGGTTTCAAAGGACGACGGTTGTCACTGGTCAGAGACGCGGCGCCTGGTCACGAGCCCCCTCTTCAATATGGGTACTCTCGTGAGGGGGGCGCCGTTTCTCTACGCCGATGGATCCATCGGGTTGCCGGTCTATCACGAATTACTCAGCAAATGGGGCGAGCTCGTGCGCGTGGGATCCGACGGCACGGTGCTCGACGCGTCGCCGATTACGTGCGATCGAGTATTGCTGCAGCCTTCCATCGTGCCCCTCGACACGACCCACGCGGTCGCCTTTATGCGCAACAGCGGCGAGGCCTCACGGCGCATACTCATGTCCGCCACCCGCGATGGGGGCCGGACATGGTCCGCGCCGGAGAGGATGTCCTTTCCGAATCCTGACTCCGCCGTGGCCGGGTTCCGGGCGCGTGATGGGACCGTGTGGCTCGTCTTCAACAATATGGATATTGACAGGGATGACCTGTCACTCGCGGGATCGCTGGATGGCGGAGTCACCTGGCGCGTGGTCCACGCGTTCGAGCGGGAAATCGCCTCAGAGGAGGAGGAGATCCCTGGATTCTCCTACCCGTATCTCACGCAGGCCCGAGATGGCGTGTTCCACCTGCTCTACACATGGAACAGGAGGCGCATCAAGCACGTGAGTTTCAATGAGTCCTGGTTGAAAAAACTTCAATGA